The Nomascus leucogenys isolate Asia chromosome 23, Asia_NLE_v1, whole genome shotgun sequence genome includes a window with the following:
- the CREBL2 gene encoding cAMP-responsive element-binding protein-like 2, with protein sequence MDDSKVVGGKVKKPGKRGRKPAKIDLKAKLERSRQSARECRARKKLRYQYLEELVSSRERAICALREELEMYKQWCMAMDQGKIPSEIKALLTGEEQSKSQQNSSRHTKAGKTDANSNSW encoded by the exons GTGGTTGGAGGCAAAGTAAAGAAGCCCGGTAAACGTGGTCGGAAGCCAGCCAAAATTGACTTGAAAGCAAAACTTGAGAGGAGCCGGCAGAGTGCGAGAGAATGCCGAGCCCGAAAAAAGCTGAGATATCAGTATTTGGAAGAGTTGGTATCCAGTCGAGAAAGAGCTATATGTGCCCTCAGAGAGGAACTGGAAATG TACAAGCAGTGGTGCATGGCAATGGACCAAGGAAAAATCCCTTCTGAAATAAAGGCCCTACTCACTGGAGAAGAGCAGAGCAAATCTCAGCAGAACTCAAGCAGGCATACCAAGGCTGGGAAGACAGACGCTAATAGCAATTCCT